A portion of the Esox lucius isolate fEsoLuc1 chromosome 20, fEsoLuc1.pri, whole genome shotgun sequence genome contains these proteins:
- the LOC114829755 gene encoding DENN domain-containing protein 4B-like, which translates to MTYRRAHESQALHTLGVTDISLLLPSKGEAAPHTFCRVDKNLNTGMWGPALYLCYKRAVAKANALVYEAGLISRYPEADVESFPLPESVPMFCLPMGVTVESWPLNTKYQLPVFSTFVLTSASGDKVYGAAIQFYE; encoded by the exons ATGACATACCGCCGGGCCCACGAGTCCCAGGCCCTCCACACCCTGGGGGTAACTGACATCTCCCTCCTGCTGCCCAGTAAGGGCGAGGCGGCCCCTCACACCTTCTGCCGGGTGGACAAAAACCTCAACACTGGCATG TGGGGTCCAGCCTTATACCTGTGTTATAAAAGAGCTGTAGCCAAAGCCAATGCCCTCGTCTATGAAGCAG gTCTCATCAGTCGGTATCCGGAGGCGGACGTGGAGTCGTTCCCCCTGCCAGAGTCTGTGCCGATGTTCTGTCTGCCGATGGGCGTGACCGTGGAGAGCTGGCCCCTCAACACCAAGTACCAGCTCCCGGTCTTCTCCACGTTTGTCCTCACCAGCGCCAGTGGAGACAAG GTTTATGGTGCTGCCATCCAGTTCTACGAGTAG